One Dysidea avara chromosome 7, odDysAvar1.4, whole genome shotgun sequence genomic region harbors:
- the LOC136260656 gene encoding uncharacterized protein has product MLKCLILVMLVTLCAAQEVGDDNYIPCESCRVRKADRPAEGKMACFNVKRKEKMVTRRIQTCYPAVVCDFNVNPFCVPKPEECRFKKGKVLEQYCELEKIRTKSIDQRNVTHGIIHQINSPNYFSMREYPNNLYCMWNIANDGLVTYRIVDQQLQNATDCEEDGCDCPDFMKIKMGKNEIKLCGSSMPQLTNQISSDGLHVSFCSDSHNKSKGILVMAYRHKSLYNVMPLTPLGAVGDPDSQQQKKKRRQTSQQPGSCNEMEASMDQMSTEMSRMGCQYEYMMRMSQPGTPCPDDNTIKAVVQYHDYMMTQYVQEMDMCNGMDRMSNAMPMMNTIEDCAVDYLYRTRDCEFAKMLVNATNAELSDVARMIVENNFPIRVPRWMNTTTTTNCKRRNN; this is encoded by the exons ATGTTGAAGTGTTTGATATTGGTCATGCTTGTCACTTTGTGTGCGGCACAAGAGGTTGGTGATGATAACTACATTCCTTGTGAATCGTGCCGTGTCCGGAAAGCAGACCGTCCCGCTGAAGG GAAGATGGCTTGTTTTAATGTGAAGAGAAAAGAAAAGATGGTGACGAGAAGAATCCAGACATGTTATCCTGCGGTTGTGTGTGACTTTAATGTGAACCCCTTTTGCGT ACCAAAACCAGAAGAGTGTAGATTTAAGAAAGGAAAAGTTCTGGAGCAGTATTGTGAGTTGGAGAAGATCAGGACTAAGTCAATCGATCAGAGAAATGTAACTCATGGTATTATCCATCAGATCAATTCTCCCAATTACTTCTCAATGAGAGAATATCCCAATAACTTGTACTGTATGTGGAATATCGCTAATGATGGTTTAGTCACTTATCGGATAGTTGACCAGCAGCTGCAGAATGCTACTGACTGTGAAGAGGATGGTTGTGATTGTCCTGATTTTATGAAGATCAAAATGGGAAAGAATGAGATCAAGCTGTGTGGTAGCAGTATGCCTCAGTTGACTAACCAGATCTCATCTGATGGACTGCACGTATCATTTTGTTCAGACAGCCATAACAAATCTAAGGGTATCCTAGTGATGGCTTACAGGCACAAGAGCCTTTACAACGTCATGCCATTAACGCCTCTTGGTGCTGTTGGTGATCCTGACAGCCAGCAGCAGAAGAAGAAGAGAAGGCAAACATCACAG CAACCCGGCAGTTGTAATGAAATGGAAGCCAGCATGGATCAGATGTCAACTGAAATGAGTCGTATGGGATGTCAGTACGAGTACATGATGCGTATGTCACAACCTGGTACTCCCTGTCCTGATGACAACACCATTAAAGCAGTAGTACAGTATCATGACTATATGATGACTCAGTATGTACAGGAAATGGATATGTGCAATGGAATGGACCGTATGTCCAATGCAATG CCAATGATGAATACTATTGAAGACTGTGCAGTGGACTACCTCTACCGTACTAGAGACTGTGAGTTCGCTAAGATGTTGGTTAATGCCACTAACGCAGAGCTGAGTGATGTTGCTCGTATGATTGTTGAGAACAACTTTCCAATCCGTGTACCACGATGGAtgaacacaacaacaacaactaacTGCAAGCGTAGAAACAACTAA